From Microbacterium sp. LWH7-1.2:
CAGGAACAGCGTGAGGTCGCGCGGCGAGGACTCGACGATGCGACCGTACCCCTCGAGGAACCCGGCGACGTCGTCGACCTGGAACGCGAGCTGCGCGTAGCCCACCTGGCCGACCTCGTCGACCTCGAACTCGAACGCCGTGACGATGCCGACGTTGGCGCCGGCCCCGCGCACCGCCCAGAAGAGGTCGGGGTGGGTCGCAGCATCCGTCCGCACGACCCTGCCGTCGGCCAGCACCACCTCGGCGGCGCGCAGATGGTCGATAGTGAGTCCGTGCTCGCGGGCGAGCAGGCCGATGCCGCCTGCCGTGGCGAGTCCGCCGACGCCCACGCCGCCGTAGTCGCCCGAGGTCAGCGCCCAGCCGTGCTCGCCGAGCGCCGCGGCGACCTGCGCCCAGCGCGCGCCGGGACCGATCCGCACGAGCCGGCGATCGACGTCGAGCACCTCGATCTCGTCGAGGCGGCGGAGGTCGATCACGATGCCGCCGTCGTTGGTGCTGCGGCCGCTGATGCCGTGGCCGCCGCTGCGCACCGCGAGCGGGAGCTCGGGATGCCGGCGCGCGAACGCGAGCGCCTCGGCCACCTGCACGGCCGACGAAGGCTGCAGCACGAGGCCCGGGCGTCCGCCGCGCATGTAGGTGGCACGCACGTCGCCGTAGTCGAAGTCGCCGGGCTCGATCGCGCGGAGGCCGGCCGGCACGTCGTCATAGGCGATTCCGTCACGGCGCGCGGCGAGCGCGGCTGCGGACCGGACGGATGCTGCGGCCGTGCCTCGCCGGCCGCGCTCGGCGGTCACGAGCTCGCGTACCGCGGGGGCGACGTCCTCGCCGAACCGCTGGAGCAGGTTCGGGTCGTCCGCCGCGATGATGAACGTGCCGATGCCGTCCTCGAGCGCGAGATGCGCGAGGCGCTCCGCGAACTCACGTGGGTCTGCGGCGAGCTGCCCGATGTTGAGCAGCCGCCGGACCTCGCGCGGGTCTCGGCCGACGGACTGCGCCGCCTTGTCGATCGCGGCGTTGCCCTTGGCGAGATCGCCCGGCTTCAGGTAGGCGAGCGACGGCAGCCACCCGTCGCCCTTGCGACCGGTGAGCGAGAGCATGCGCGGCTTGTACGCGCCGATGTGGATCGGGATGTCGTGCGCCGGACGCGGGCCGCGCTTCGCGCCATGCGCCGCGTGGTACTTCCCGTCGGTGAAGACGCCCCGGCGCTCGTCGGTGCGCCACAGCTCGCGGATGAGGTCGATCGCCTCCCCCAGCGCCGTCACGGCCTGGCCGGGCGTGAGCCGCGTGCCGCCCATCGCCTCGATGGCATCCCAGAAGCCTCCGGCGCCGAGGCCCAGGTCGAAGCGGCCGCCCGACAGCAGGTCGAGGCTCGCCGCCGCCCGCGCGACGACGGCCGGCGGGCGCAGCGGCACGTTCAGCACGTTGGGCGCGATCCGGACGGTCTCGGTGCGCGCGGCGACGAACGACATGAGCGTCCAGGTGTCGAGGAACGCCGGCTGGTACGGGTGGTCCTGGAAGGTGACGAGATCGAGGCCGGATCCCTCCGCCACCTGCGACAGGAGCACCGGGGCTTGGGGGCTCGCGGCGGAAGGAGTGATGAAGGCGCCGAATTCGAGCGGGTGTCCGTAGTCCACGATCCATTCGAACGCATGGGGACTGCGCGTTGTTCCTCGCCCTCAGCCGACGCGCCAGCAGCCGTCGACGTGGTCGTCGACCATGCCGGCCGACTGCATGAGTGCGTACATCGTGGTGGGGCCGACGAAGCGGAAGCCGCGCTTGCGGAGCGCCTTGCTCATGGCCTCCGCCTCGGCGGTGATCGCGGGCACCTCGGCGAACGTCGAAGGCCGGCGGTGGGATGCCGGCGCGAACGACCACATGAAGGCGTCCAGCTCGCCGGGCTCGAGCTCGAGCACCAGCCGCGCATTGGAGATCGTCGCCTCGATCTTGGCGCGATTGCGGATGATGCCGGCATCCGTCATGAGCCGTGCGACGTCGTCTTCGCCGAACGCCGCGACCGCCTCGGGATCGAACCCTGCGAAGACCTCGCGGAACCGCGGGCGCTTGCGGAGGATCGTGATCCACGACAGCCCGGCCTGGAAGCCTTCGAGGCTCATCTTCTCGAAGAGCGCGCGGT
This genomic window contains:
- a CDS encoding LLM class flavin-dependent oxidoreductase codes for the protein MVDYGHPLEFGAFITPSAASPQAPVLLSQVAEGSGLDLVTFQDHPYQPAFLDTWTLMSFVAARTETVRIAPNVLNVPLRPPAVVARAAASLDLLSGGRFDLGLGAGGFWDAIEAMGGTRLTPGQAVTALGEAIDLIRELWRTDERRGVFTDGKYHAAHGAKRGPRPAHDIPIHIGAYKPRMLSLTGRKGDGWLPSLAYLKPGDLAKGNAAIDKAAQSVGRDPREVRRLLNIGQLAADPREFAERLAHLALEDGIGTFIIAADDPNLLQRFGEDVAPAVRELVTAERGRRGTAAASVRSAAALAARRDGIAYDDVPAGLRAIEPGDFDYGDVRATYMRGGRPGLVLQPSSAVQVAEALAFARRHPELPLAVRSGGHGISGRSTNDGGIVIDLRRLDEIEVLDVDRRLVRIGPGARWAQVAAALGEHGWALTSGDYGGVGVGGLATAGGIGLLAREHGLTIDHLRAAEVVLADGRVVRTDAATHPDLFWAVRGAGANVGIVTAFEFEVDEVGQVGYAQLAFQVDDVAGFLEGYGRIVESSPRDLTLFLLTGGPSPGQPQVVQLYGIVDSDDPDTIIARLQPFAELAPLVQQSVQLTTYPQIMANADLGPQHGAGEPHSRSGLIEHVTPAFAAAVERMLQSGAVPFFQLRAVGGAVADVEEDATAYAHRSANFSVAALGSHPDRLDAQWRTLADHVDGMYLSFDSSERPERIAEAFPPATLERLRQVKAAYDPTCVFRDNFAIEPAASDAA
- a CDS encoding DNA-3-methyladenine glycosylase I, whose product is MSTDVRLGADGRARCAWVGDDLEYARYHDEEWGVPLHGDRALFEKMSLEGFQAGLSWITILRKRPRFREVFAGFDPEAVAAFGEDDVARLMTDAGIIRNRAKIEATISNARLVLELEPGELDAFMWSFAPASHRRPSTFAEVPAITAEAEAMSKALRKRGFRFVGPTTMYALMQSAGMVDDHVDGCWRVG